A genomic stretch from Pieris napi chromosome 18, ilPieNapi1.2, whole genome shotgun sequence includes:
- the LOC125058604 gene encoding cytochrome c oxidase assembly factor 4 homolog, mitochondrial, translating into MTVKPRVKLDNDDDPVETMLKKAGCLDLHYKVQECINTTKDWRQCQTEVNDFKVCITRHKQEEMAKAGR; encoded by the exons ATGACGGTGAAACCTCGTGTAAAATTAGATAATGATGACGACCCAGTCGAAACTATGTTAAAAAAGGCCGGTTGTCTAGACTTACATTATAAAGTTCAG gAATGCATAAATACAACAAAAGATTGGAGGCAATGCCAAACCGAAGTAAATGATTTCAAAGTTTGCATAACAAGACATAAGCAGGAAGAAATGGCTAAAGCGGgcagataa